The proteins below come from a single Kryptolebias marmoratus isolate JLee-2015 linkage group LG12, ASM164957v2, whole genome shotgun sequence genomic window:
- the usp7 gene encoding ubiquitin carboxyl-terminal hydrolase 7 isoform X2: protein MNHHHTQQQQQQKAGEQQLSEPEDMEMEAGDTDDPPRIPANPVINGNVAMADGHNNTEEDMEDDTSWRSEATFRFVVERFSRLSESVLSPACFVRNLPWKIMVMPRFYPDRPHQKSVGFFLQCNAESDSTSWSCHAQAMLKIINYKDDEKSFSRRISHLFFHKENDWGFSNFMSWSDVTDPERGFIDDDKVTFEVYVQADAPHGVAWDSKKHTGYVGLKNQGATCYMNSLLQTLFFTNQLRRAVYMMPTEGDDSSKSVPLALQRVFYELQHSDKPVGTKKLTKSFGWETLDSFMQHDVQELCRVLLDNVENKMKGTCVEGTIPKLFRGKMVSYIQCKHVDYRSERIEDYYDIQLSIKGKKNIFESFKDYVATEQLDGDNKYDAGEHGLQEAEKGVKFLTFPPILHLQLMRFMYDPQTDQNIKINDRFEFPDQLPLDEFLQKPDSKDPANYILHAVLVHSGDNHGGHYVVYLNPKGDGKVSFTEAMWCKFDDDVVSRCTKEEAIEHNYGGHDDDLSVRHCTNAYMLVYIRESKLSEVLLPMTDVDIPQQLVERLQEEKRVEAQKRKERQEAHLYMQVQMVTEDQFCGHQGNDMYDEEKVKYTVFKVLKSSTLQEFVQNLSQTMGFPQDQMRLWPMQARSNGTKRPAMLDYEADCNKSMIDLSDNENPWTIFLETVDPEMAASGATLPKFDKDHDVMLFLKMYDPKTRSLNYCGHIYTPISCKIRDLLPVMCERAGFQQETSLILYEEVKPNLTERIQDYDVSLDKALDELMDGDIIVFQKDDPENDSSELPTAKDYFRDLYHRVDVIFCDKTIHNDPGFVVTLSNRMNYFQVAKTVAQRLNTDPMLLQFFKSQGDGPGNPLRHNYDGTLRDLLQFFKPRQPKKLYYQQLKMKITDFENRRSFKSIWLNSQFREEEITLYPDKHGCVRDLLEECKKAVELSENGSEKLRLLEIVSYKIIGVHQEDELLECLSPAASRTFRIEEIPLDQVDLDKDTEMLIPVAHFHKEVFGTFGIPFLLKIRQGEPFREVMRRIQTMLDIQEKEFEKFKFAIVMMGRHQYINEDEYEVNLKDFEPQPGNMSHPRPWLGLDHFNKAPKRGRYTYLEKAIKIHN from the exons ATGAACCACCACCacacgcagcagcagcagcagcagaaagccGGCGAGCAGCAGCTCAGCGAGCCAGAAGACATGGAGATGGAAG ctGGGGACACAGACGATCCTCCAAGAATCCCAGCTAACCCAGTGATCAATGGTAACGTGGCCATGGCTGATGGACACAACAACACAgaggaggacatggaggacg ACACCAGCTGGCGATCGGAGGCGACGTTCCGGTTTGTGGTGGAGCGCTTCAGTCGCCTGAGCGAATCGGTCCTCAGCCCGGCGTGCTTCGTGCGGAACCTGCCCTGGAAGATAATGGTGATGCCACGGTTCTACCCGGACCGGCCTCACCAGAAGAGCGTTGGCTTCTTCCTGCAGTGCAACGCAGAGTCAGACTCCAC GTCATGGTCTTGCCACGCCCAAGCCATGCTGAAAATCATCAACTACAAAGATGACGAGAAGTCATTCAGCCGCAGGATCAGTCACCTGTTCTTCCACAAAGAGAACGACTGGGGCTTCTCGAACTTCATGTCTTGGAGC GACGTGACCGACCCGGAGAGGGGCTTCATCGACGACGACAAAGTCACATTTGAAGTCTACGTCCAGGCAGACGCCCCACACGGAGTGGC CTGGGACTCTAAGAAACACACAGGCTACGTTGGGCTGAAGAACCAGGGAGCAACTTGTTACATGAACAGCCTGCTGCAGACGCTGTTCTTCACTAACCAGCTACGGCGG gCGGTGTACATGATGCCCACAGAGGGCGACGACTCGTCGAAGAGCGTCCCCCTGGCGCTGCAGAGGGTTTTTTATGAACTTCAACACAGCGACAAACCTGTTGGCACCAAGAAACTCACAAAGTCCTTTGG GTGGGAAACACTAGATAGCTTCATGCAACACGACGTACAGGAGCTGTGCAGAGTG CTCCTGGACAACGTGGAGAACAAAATGAAGGGCACTTGTGTTGAAGGAACCATTCCTAAACTATTCAGAGGAAAAATGGTG TCTTATATCCAGTGTAAGCATGTGGACTACCGGTCTGAACGAATAGAGGACTACTACGACATCCAGCTTAGCATAAAGGGAAAGAAGAACA TTTTCGAGTCATTTAAAGATTACGTTGCTACTGAACAGTTAGACGGAGACAACAAATACGATGCAGGAGAGCATGGCCTTCAG GAAGCAGAAAAGGGCGTGAAGTTCCTCACCTTCCCTCCGATCcttcacctgcagctgatgaGGTTCATGTACGACCCACAGACCGACCAAAACATCAAGATTAATGACAG GTTTGAGTTTCCAGACCAGTTACCTCTGGACGAGTTCCTTCAGAAGCCGGACTCCAAGGACCCAGCGAACTACATTCTGCACGCAGTGTTGGTACACAGCGGGGACAACCACGGCGGCCACTACGTCGTCTATCTTAACCCCAAGGGAGACGGCAAAGTGAGTTTTACCGAGGCGATG tggtGTAAGTTTGATGACGACGTAGTGTCACGGTGCACCAAGGAGGAGGCCATCGAACACAACTATGGTGGGCACGACGACGACCTGTCTGTCCGCCACTGCACCAACGCGTACATGTTGGTGTACATCCGCGAGTCCAAGCTGA GCGAAGTGCTCCTGCCGATGACGGACGTGGACATCCCCCAGCAGCTGGTGGAGCGTCTACAGGAGGAGAAGAGGGTGGAGGCGCAGAAGAGGAAGGAGCGCCAAGAGGCTCACCTCTACATGCAGGTCCAG ATGGTGACAGAGGACCAGTTCTGTGGGCATCAGGGCAATGACATGTACGACGAGGAGAAAGTGAAGTACACGGTCTTCAAGGTCCTGAAAAGCTCCACTTTGCAGGAGTTTGTCCAGAACCTCTCCCAGACCATG GGTTTCCCTCAGGACCAGATGAGGCTGTGGCCCATGCAGGCCCGGAGCAATGGAACCAAGCGGCCCGCCATGCTCGACTACGAGGCCGATTGCAACAAGTCG ATGATCGACTTGAGTGACAACGAGAACCCCTGGACAATATTTTTGGAGACGGTGGATCCAGAGATGGCAGCCAGTGGGGCGACGTTACCCAAGTTTGACAAAGACC atGATGTCATGTTGTTCTTGAAGATGTATGACCCTAAAACCAGAAGCTTAAATTATTGTGGACATATCTACACACCTATATCCTGCAAAATAA GAGACTTGCTGCCAGTCATGTGTGAGAGAGCAGGGTTTCAGCAGGAAACTAGCCTTATCCTCTATGAG GAAGTAAAGCCCAATCTAACAGAGCGGATACAGGACTACGATGTCTCTCTGGACAAGGCCCTGGATGAGCTCATGGACGGGGACATAATTGTCTTCCAGAA GGACGACCCAGAGAACGACAGCAGCGAGCTGCCCACGGCGAAGGACTATTTCCGGGATCTCTACCATCGGGTGGACGTCATTTTCTGTGACAAGACCATCCACAACGACCCTGGCTTTGTGGTCACGCTCTCAAACCGCATGAACTATTTCCAG GTGGCCAAGACGGTTGCACAGAGGTTGAACACAGATCCcatgctgctgcagttcttcaAGTCACAGGG GGACGGTCCAGGGAATCCTCTCAGACACAACTATGATGGGACACTGAGAGACCTGCTGCAGTTCTTCAAACCCCGACAGCCCAAGAAGCTTTATTACCAGCAG TTAAAGATGAAGATAACAGATTTTGAGAACAGGAGGAGTTTTAAATCCATATGGCTCAACAGCCAGTTCAGGGAGGAG GAGATCACCCTCTACCCTGACAAACACGGCTGTGTGAGGGACCTTTTGGAAGAATGTAAAAAGGCGGTGGAGCTGTCGGAGAACGGCTCTGAGAAGCTCAG GCTGTTAGAGATAGTAAGCTATAAAATCATCGGGGTTCACCAGGAGGACGAGCTGCTAGAATGTTTATCTCCTGCTGCCAGTCGCACCTTCAGAATAGAG GAGATTCCTCTGGACCAGGTGGACTTGGACAAGGACACGGAAATGTTAATCCCGGTCGCTCACTTCCATAAGGAAGTCTTCGGCACCTTTGGGATTCCCTTTTTGCTGAAGatcagacag GGCGAGCCATTTCGGGAGGTTATGAGGAGGATCCAGACCATGCTGGACATCCAGGAGAAAGAATTTGAGAAG TTTAAGTTTGCGATCGTGATGATGGGCCGACATCAGTACATCAATGAAGACGAGTATGAGGTCAACCTGAAGGACTTTGAACCACAGCCAG GTAACATGTCCCACCCGCGCCCCTGGCTAGGGTTGGATCATTTCAACAAAGCTCCAAAGAGAGGTCGCTACACGTACCTGGAGAAAGCAATCAAGATCCACAACTAA
- the usp7 gene encoding ubiquitin carboxyl-terminal hydrolase 7 isoform X1, producing MNHHHTQQQQQQKAGEQQLSEPEDMEMEAGDTDDPPRIPANPVINGNVAMADGHNNTEEDMEDDTSWRSEATFRFVVERFSRLSESVLSPACFVRNLPWKIMVMPRFYPDRPHQKSVGFFLQCNAESDSTSWSCHAQAMLKIINYKDDEKSFSRRISHLFFHKENDWGFSNFMSWSDVTDPERGFIDDDKVTFEVYVQADAPHGVAWDSKKHTGYVGLKNQGATCYMNSLLQTLFFTNQLRRAVYMMPTEGDDSSKSVPLALQRVFYELQHSDKPVGTKKLTKSFGWETLDSFMQHDVQELCRVLLDNVENKMKGTCVEGTIPKLFRGKMVSYIQCKHVDYRSERIEDYYDIQLSIKGKKNIFESFKDYVATEQLDGDNKYDAGEHGLQEAEKGVKFLTFPPILHLQLMRFMYDPQTDQNIKINDRFEFPDQLPLDEFLQKPDSKDPANYILHAVLVHSGDNHGGHYVVYLNPKGDGKVSFTEAMWCKFDDDVVSRCTKEEAIEHNYGGHDDDLSVRHCTNAYMLVYIRESKLSEVLLPMTDVDIPQQLVERLQEEKRVEAQKRKERQEAHLYMQVQMVTEDQFCGHQGNDMYDEEKVKYTVFKVLKSSTLQEFVQNLSQTMGFPQDQMRLWPMQARSNGTKRPAMLDYEADCNKSMIDLSDNENPWTIFLETVDPEMAASGATLPKFDKDHDVMLFLKMYDPKTRSLNYCGHIYTPISCKIRDLLPVMCERAGFQQETSLILYEEVKPNLTERIQDYDVSLDKALDELMDGDIIVFQKDDPENDSSELPTAKDYFRDLYHRVDVIFCDKTIHNDPGFVVTLSNRMNYFQVAKTVAQRLNTDPMLLQFFKSQGYRDGPGNPLRHNYDGTLRDLLQFFKPRQPKKLYYQQLKMKITDFENRRSFKSIWLNSQFREEEITLYPDKHGCVRDLLEECKKAVELSENGSEKLRLLEIVSYKIIGVHQEDELLECLSPAASRTFRIEEIPLDQVDLDKDTEMLIPVAHFHKEVFGTFGIPFLLKIRQGEPFREVMRRIQTMLDIQEKEFEKFKFAIVMMGRHQYINEDEYEVNLKDFEPQPGNMSHPRPWLGLDHFNKAPKRGRYTYLEKAIKIHN from the exons ATGAACCACCACCacacgcagcagcagcagcagcagaaagccGGCGAGCAGCAGCTCAGCGAGCCAGAAGACATGGAGATGGAAG ctGGGGACACAGACGATCCTCCAAGAATCCCAGCTAACCCAGTGATCAATGGTAACGTGGCCATGGCTGATGGACACAACAACACAgaggaggacatggaggacg ACACCAGCTGGCGATCGGAGGCGACGTTCCGGTTTGTGGTGGAGCGCTTCAGTCGCCTGAGCGAATCGGTCCTCAGCCCGGCGTGCTTCGTGCGGAACCTGCCCTGGAAGATAATGGTGATGCCACGGTTCTACCCGGACCGGCCTCACCAGAAGAGCGTTGGCTTCTTCCTGCAGTGCAACGCAGAGTCAGACTCCAC GTCATGGTCTTGCCACGCCCAAGCCATGCTGAAAATCATCAACTACAAAGATGACGAGAAGTCATTCAGCCGCAGGATCAGTCACCTGTTCTTCCACAAAGAGAACGACTGGGGCTTCTCGAACTTCATGTCTTGGAGC GACGTGACCGACCCGGAGAGGGGCTTCATCGACGACGACAAAGTCACATTTGAAGTCTACGTCCAGGCAGACGCCCCACACGGAGTGGC CTGGGACTCTAAGAAACACACAGGCTACGTTGGGCTGAAGAACCAGGGAGCAACTTGTTACATGAACAGCCTGCTGCAGACGCTGTTCTTCACTAACCAGCTACGGCGG gCGGTGTACATGATGCCCACAGAGGGCGACGACTCGTCGAAGAGCGTCCCCCTGGCGCTGCAGAGGGTTTTTTATGAACTTCAACACAGCGACAAACCTGTTGGCACCAAGAAACTCACAAAGTCCTTTGG GTGGGAAACACTAGATAGCTTCATGCAACACGACGTACAGGAGCTGTGCAGAGTG CTCCTGGACAACGTGGAGAACAAAATGAAGGGCACTTGTGTTGAAGGAACCATTCCTAAACTATTCAGAGGAAAAATGGTG TCTTATATCCAGTGTAAGCATGTGGACTACCGGTCTGAACGAATAGAGGACTACTACGACATCCAGCTTAGCATAAAGGGAAAGAAGAACA TTTTCGAGTCATTTAAAGATTACGTTGCTACTGAACAGTTAGACGGAGACAACAAATACGATGCAGGAGAGCATGGCCTTCAG GAAGCAGAAAAGGGCGTGAAGTTCCTCACCTTCCCTCCGATCcttcacctgcagctgatgaGGTTCATGTACGACCCACAGACCGACCAAAACATCAAGATTAATGACAG GTTTGAGTTTCCAGACCAGTTACCTCTGGACGAGTTCCTTCAGAAGCCGGACTCCAAGGACCCAGCGAACTACATTCTGCACGCAGTGTTGGTACACAGCGGGGACAACCACGGCGGCCACTACGTCGTCTATCTTAACCCCAAGGGAGACGGCAAAGTGAGTTTTACCGAGGCGATG tggtGTAAGTTTGATGACGACGTAGTGTCACGGTGCACCAAGGAGGAGGCCATCGAACACAACTATGGTGGGCACGACGACGACCTGTCTGTCCGCCACTGCACCAACGCGTACATGTTGGTGTACATCCGCGAGTCCAAGCTGA GCGAAGTGCTCCTGCCGATGACGGACGTGGACATCCCCCAGCAGCTGGTGGAGCGTCTACAGGAGGAGAAGAGGGTGGAGGCGCAGAAGAGGAAGGAGCGCCAAGAGGCTCACCTCTACATGCAGGTCCAG ATGGTGACAGAGGACCAGTTCTGTGGGCATCAGGGCAATGACATGTACGACGAGGAGAAAGTGAAGTACACGGTCTTCAAGGTCCTGAAAAGCTCCACTTTGCAGGAGTTTGTCCAGAACCTCTCCCAGACCATG GGTTTCCCTCAGGACCAGATGAGGCTGTGGCCCATGCAGGCCCGGAGCAATGGAACCAAGCGGCCCGCCATGCTCGACTACGAGGCCGATTGCAACAAGTCG ATGATCGACTTGAGTGACAACGAGAACCCCTGGACAATATTTTTGGAGACGGTGGATCCAGAGATGGCAGCCAGTGGGGCGACGTTACCCAAGTTTGACAAAGACC atGATGTCATGTTGTTCTTGAAGATGTATGACCCTAAAACCAGAAGCTTAAATTATTGTGGACATATCTACACACCTATATCCTGCAAAATAA GAGACTTGCTGCCAGTCATGTGTGAGAGAGCAGGGTTTCAGCAGGAAACTAGCCTTATCCTCTATGAG GAAGTAAAGCCCAATCTAACAGAGCGGATACAGGACTACGATGTCTCTCTGGACAAGGCCCTGGATGAGCTCATGGACGGGGACATAATTGTCTTCCAGAA GGACGACCCAGAGAACGACAGCAGCGAGCTGCCCACGGCGAAGGACTATTTCCGGGATCTCTACCATCGGGTGGACGTCATTTTCTGTGACAAGACCATCCACAACGACCCTGGCTTTGTGGTCACGCTCTCAAACCGCATGAACTATTTCCAG GTGGCCAAGACGGTTGCACAGAGGTTGAACACAGATCCcatgctgctgcagttcttcaAGTCACAGGG GTACAGGGACGGTCCAGGGAATCCTCTCAGACACAACTATGATGGGACACTGAGAGACCTGCTGCAGTTCTTCAAACCCCGACAGCCCAAGAAGCTTTATTACCAGCAG TTAAAGATGAAGATAACAGATTTTGAGAACAGGAGGAGTTTTAAATCCATATGGCTCAACAGCCAGTTCAGGGAGGAG GAGATCACCCTCTACCCTGACAAACACGGCTGTGTGAGGGACCTTTTGGAAGAATGTAAAAAGGCGGTGGAGCTGTCGGAGAACGGCTCTGAGAAGCTCAG GCTGTTAGAGATAGTAAGCTATAAAATCATCGGGGTTCACCAGGAGGACGAGCTGCTAGAATGTTTATCTCCTGCTGCCAGTCGCACCTTCAGAATAGAG GAGATTCCTCTGGACCAGGTGGACTTGGACAAGGACACGGAAATGTTAATCCCGGTCGCTCACTTCCATAAGGAAGTCTTCGGCACCTTTGGGATTCCCTTTTTGCTGAAGatcagacag GGCGAGCCATTTCGGGAGGTTATGAGGAGGATCCAGACCATGCTGGACATCCAGGAGAAAGAATTTGAGAAG TTTAAGTTTGCGATCGTGATGATGGGCCGACATCAGTACATCAATGAAGACGAGTATGAGGTCAACCTGAAGGACTTTGAACCACAGCCAG GTAACATGTCCCACCCGCGCCCCTGGCTAGGGTTGGATCATTTCAACAAAGCTCCAAAGAGAGGTCGCTACACGTACCTGGAGAAAGCAATCAAGATCCACAACTAA
- the usp7 gene encoding ubiquitin carboxyl-terminal hydrolase 7 isoform X3, which produces MNHHHTQQQQQQKAGEQQLSEPEDMEMEAGDTDDPPRIPANPVINGNVAMADGHNNTEEDMEDDTSWRSEATFRFVVERFSRLSESVLSPACFVRNLPWKIMVMPRFYPDRPHQKSVGFFLQCNAESDSTSWSCHAQAMLKIINYKDDEKSFSRRISHLFFHKENDWGFSNFMSWSDVTDPERGFIDDDKVTFEVYVQADAPHGVAWDSKKHTGYVGLKNQGATCYMNSLLQTLFFTNQLRRAVYMMPTEGDDSSKSVPLALQRVFYELQHSDKPVGTKKLTKSFGWETLDSFMQHDVQELCRVLLDNVENKMKGTCVEGTIPKLFRGKMVSYIQCKHVDYRSERIEDYYDIQLSIKGKKNIFESFKDYVATEQLDGDNKYDAGEHGLQEAEKGVKFLTFPPILHLQLMRFMYDPQTDQNIKINDRFEFPDQLPLDEFLQKPDSKDPANYILHAVLVHSGDNHGGHYVVYLNPKGDGKWCKFDDDVVSRCTKEEAIEHNYGGHDDDLSVRHCTNAYMLVYIRESKLSEVLLPMTDVDIPQQLVERLQEEKRVEAQKRKERQEAHLYMQVQMVTEDQFCGHQGNDMYDEEKVKYTVFKVLKSSTLQEFVQNLSQTMGFPQDQMRLWPMQARSNGTKRPAMLDYEADCNKSMIDLSDNENPWTIFLETVDPEMAASGATLPKFDKDHDVMLFLKMYDPKTRSLNYCGHIYTPISCKIRDLLPVMCERAGFQQETSLILYEEVKPNLTERIQDYDVSLDKALDELMDGDIIVFQKDDPENDSSELPTAKDYFRDLYHRVDVIFCDKTIHNDPGFVVTLSNRMNYFQVAKTVAQRLNTDPMLLQFFKSQGYRDGPGNPLRHNYDGTLRDLLQFFKPRQPKKLYYQQLKMKITDFENRRSFKSIWLNSQFREEEITLYPDKHGCVRDLLEECKKAVELSENGSEKLRLLEIVSYKIIGVHQEDELLECLSPAASRTFRIEEIPLDQVDLDKDTEMLIPVAHFHKEVFGTFGIPFLLKIRQGEPFREVMRRIQTMLDIQEKEFEKFKFAIVMMGRHQYINEDEYEVNLKDFEPQPGNMSHPRPWLGLDHFNKAPKRGRYTYLEKAIKIHN; this is translated from the exons ATGAACCACCACCacacgcagcagcagcagcagcagaaagccGGCGAGCAGCAGCTCAGCGAGCCAGAAGACATGGAGATGGAAG ctGGGGACACAGACGATCCTCCAAGAATCCCAGCTAACCCAGTGATCAATGGTAACGTGGCCATGGCTGATGGACACAACAACACAgaggaggacatggaggacg ACACCAGCTGGCGATCGGAGGCGACGTTCCGGTTTGTGGTGGAGCGCTTCAGTCGCCTGAGCGAATCGGTCCTCAGCCCGGCGTGCTTCGTGCGGAACCTGCCCTGGAAGATAATGGTGATGCCACGGTTCTACCCGGACCGGCCTCACCAGAAGAGCGTTGGCTTCTTCCTGCAGTGCAACGCAGAGTCAGACTCCAC GTCATGGTCTTGCCACGCCCAAGCCATGCTGAAAATCATCAACTACAAAGATGACGAGAAGTCATTCAGCCGCAGGATCAGTCACCTGTTCTTCCACAAAGAGAACGACTGGGGCTTCTCGAACTTCATGTCTTGGAGC GACGTGACCGACCCGGAGAGGGGCTTCATCGACGACGACAAAGTCACATTTGAAGTCTACGTCCAGGCAGACGCCCCACACGGAGTGGC CTGGGACTCTAAGAAACACACAGGCTACGTTGGGCTGAAGAACCAGGGAGCAACTTGTTACATGAACAGCCTGCTGCAGACGCTGTTCTTCACTAACCAGCTACGGCGG gCGGTGTACATGATGCCCACAGAGGGCGACGACTCGTCGAAGAGCGTCCCCCTGGCGCTGCAGAGGGTTTTTTATGAACTTCAACACAGCGACAAACCTGTTGGCACCAAGAAACTCACAAAGTCCTTTGG GTGGGAAACACTAGATAGCTTCATGCAACACGACGTACAGGAGCTGTGCAGAGTG CTCCTGGACAACGTGGAGAACAAAATGAAGGGCACTTGTGTTGAAGGAACCATTCCTAAACTATTCAGAGGAAAAATGGTG TCTTATATCCAGTGTAAGCATGTGGACTACCGGTCTGAACGAATAGAGGACTACTACGACATCCAGCTTAGCATAAAGGGAAAGAAGAACA TTTTCGAGTCATTTAAAGATTACGTTGCTACTGAACAGTTAGACGGAGACAACAAATACGATGCAGGAGAGCATGGCCTTCAG GAAGCAGAAAAGGGCGTGAAGTTCCTCACCTTCCCTCCGATCcttcacctgcagctgatgaGGTTCATGTACGACCCACAGACCGACCAAAACATCAAGATTAATGACAG GTTTGAGTTTCCAGACCAGTTACCTCTGGACGAGTTCCTTCAGAAGCCGGACTCCAAGGACCCAGCGAACTACATTCTGCACGCAGTGTTGGTACACAGCGGGGACAACCACGGCGGCCACTACGTCGTCTATCTTAACCCCAAGGGAGACGGCAAA tggtGTAAGTTTGATGACGACGTAGTGTCACGGTGCACCAAGGAGGAGGCCATCGAACACAACTATGGTGGGCACGACGACGACCTGTCTGTCCGCCACTGCACCAACGCGTACATGTTGGTGTACATCCGCGAGTCCAAGCTGA GCGAAGTGCTCCTGCCGATGACGGACGTGGACATCCCCCAGCAGCTGGTGGAGCGTCTACAGGAGGAGAAGAGGGTGGAGGCGCAGAAGAGGAAGGAGCGCCAAGAGGCTCACCTCTACATGCAGGTCCAG ATGGTGACAGAGGACCAGTTCTGTGGGCATCAGGGCAATGACATGTACGACGAGGAGAAAGTGAAGTACACGGTCTTCAAGGTCCTGAAAAGCTCCACTTTGCAGGAGTTTGTCCAGAACCTCTCCCAGACCATG GGTTTCCCTCAGGACCAGATGAGGCTGTGGCCCATGCAGGCCCGGAGCAATGGAACCAAGCGGCCCGCCATGCTCGACTACGAGGCCGATTGCAACAAGTCG ATGATCGACTTGAGTGACAACGAGAACCCCTGGACAATATTTTTGGAGACGGTGGATCCAGAGATGGCAGCCAGTGGGGCGACGTTACCCAAGTTTGACAAAGACC atGATGTCATGTTGTTCTTGAAGATGTATGACCCTAAAACCAGAAGCTTAAATTATTGTGGACATATCTACACACCTATATCCTGCAAAATAA GAGACTTGCTGCCAGTCATGTGTGAGAGAGCAGGGTTTCAGCAGGAAACTAGCCTTATCCTCTATGAG GAAGTAAAGCCCAATCTAACAGAGCGGATACAGGACTACGATGTCTCTCTGGACAAGGCCCTGGATGAGCTCATGGACGGGGACATAATTGTCTTCCAGAA GGACGACCCAGAGAACGACAGCAGCGAGCTGCCCACGGCGAAGGACTATTTCCGGGATCTCTACCATCGGGTGGACGTCATTTTCTGTGACAAGACCATCCACAACGACCCTGGCTTTGTGGTCACGCTCTCAAACCGCATGAACTATTTCCAG GTGGCCAAGACGGTTGCACAGAGGTTGAACACAGATCCcatgctgctgcagttcttcaAGTCACAGGG GTACAGGGACGGTCCAGGGAATCCTCTCAGACACAACTATGATGGGACACTGAGAGACCTGCTGCAGTTCTTCAAACCCCGACAGCCCAAGAAGCTTTATTACCAGCAG TTAAAGATGAAGATAACAGATTTTGAGAACAGGAGGAGTTTTAAATCCATATGGCTCAACAGCCAGTTCAGGGAGGAG GAGATCACCCTCTACCCTGACAAACACGGCTGTGTGAGGGACCTTTTGGAAGAATGTAAAAAGGCGGTGGAGCTGTCGGAGAACGGCTCTGAGAAGCTCAG GCTGTTAGAGATAGTAAGCTATAAAATCATCGGGGTTCACCAGGAGGACGAGCTGCTAGAATGTTTATCTCCTGCTGCCAGTCGCACCTTCAGAATAGAG GAGATTCCTCTGGACCAGGTGGACTTGGACAAGGACACGGAAATGTTAATCCCGGTCGCTCACTTCCATAAGGAAGTCTTCGGCACCTTTGGGATTCCCTTTTTGCTGAAGatcagacag GGCGAGCCATTTCGGGAGGTTATGAGGAGGATCCAGACCATGCTGGACATCCAGGAGAAAGAATTTGAGAAG TTTAAGTTTGCGATCGTGATGATGGGCCGACATCAGTACATCAATGAAGACGAGTATGAGGTCAACCTGAAGGACTTTGAACCACAGCCAG GTAACATGTCCCACCCGCGCCCCTGGCTAGGGTTGGATCATTTCAACAAAGCTCCAAAGAGAGGTCGCTACACGTACCTGGAGAAAGCAATCAAGATCCACAACTAA